One Styela clava chromosome 4, kaStyClav1.hap1.2, whole genome shotgun sequence genomic window, atataatttcaaagatATGCACTATAGTGAATTgctttcatttttgaaatcagaCAAGGCCCTATTGAAGAGAATTAGatcttcagaaaaatatgcaTGGTCAGAAGAGTGAATTTGTAGTGACTGTTCTCAATTTGTTTTAAGCATGCTGAAATTGCTGTTCTTCCTTTTCGGCACAACCTAATtctcattattatttttcactCTGAAGATGAGAATTTTTGTGTGACGGCCCGTAGCTATATTTAGAATGTACTTACCCGCCTGGTGTGCGATTCTGCTTGTGACTGAAaacaatacttttcatttcGGTAGCTGGCGCTTCAGCACGAGTATCGTACAACGTTAGCATGAGTGCTTTAGCATGAGTATCGTACAGCGTTTGCAGCCTTAGCATTTCGGTGGCGCATATATATGGTCGCATGAAAatagggacctccagaagtatgcgcaccaagatggcgcacaacctgaacattgtatgtgtgtaccggttatcACTAAGGTTGTGAGACATCCTGGAGCGCATACTTCTGAAGCACCGAAAATAGTCATggactgtccggaattttgctttttcaaatatggtaaccctagtaTGAAGATATAAATCAAGCATCTTCGTCATAAAATGGCCACGTATTCGACTAAAAGGCTAAAGCAACACTTTTAATTTAATGACAATTGGAAAACAAGCTACAGTTTATAGAAAACAATTGAATTCAAcgtaaaattgatttattttcttttggggttaaaataatttgttttggaTTAACAGAAATCTAATCAAATATTGAAACCGGGCAGAAACGTATTCAGAATTTCAacctaatatttttaaattacaaaaaaaaaggaaattaaaCTAAACGGCCTTTTTCCTATACGCATTTATGAGTGAATGCGTGTGACTATGCTTTGGGTTAAATTCTTACAAAGTACTTACTCATTACTTACACAACAAGCACTTACTTAAAATAAACATGGTTTAAAACATGCCGCACATTATTTCACACtgattttaataatttgttTCTTTAATATATATGGAGTTACAGCAAAGCCGACAACAAGGACCACATGCAGCGTTTTCCGTCTCCTTTTCATCCCAAATGACCTTCAAGATAACAAGCGCCTTCTTTGCAAATATGGTAAAGAGCACAGTCTCCATTTGTTCGACATTCTGCGAtgactaaaattaaaaatatattaaaactgagACATTCACAACAATATGGTAAGCCAAATATCGTAGTGAAAAAATGTTGTTCGACAGTTTTAGTTATTTCGGATTGGTATTATGCTGGTTATAGAATTAGTCGATCTTTTAGTATAATATTTAGTAACTTTTTAATTTCAGACAAATGCATTTGTTGTATGGTATGATACGATTTTGGTCCCCGcaactaaaaatcaaatttctcTGCAAGACTGAGCAAAGTAAATTAGTCAAATACGTCAGTTTGACAGATTGTTCGTAACGAAAGAGTAATTTCCGACAAGAATACAGTTTCAACTTGAGTTATATTTGAGTGGTAAATATGGACAAATAAAGCTCGGCTTAATCTAGCTTGAATCCAAAAATTCCCCTCAAACAAGAAGCAATAAAATAATACAACATTAAACATGTTGGTGGTTGAGTTCATGAACCAATGATGTAGCCTAAAGTGGTCCGTCCACATGCTGCTAGCGATGGAGTCTCAGTGACATTTAGTTCTTTGTATCGAATAAGGGACGATGGTAATGTAGGAATTGAAATTTCTCTTTCATAATGTTATAAATTTACCTTCATTATAACAAACGCCTACTTGGCAAATTTCGTTAGAAACACAGTCTTCATTTGTTTGACATCCTGCGTTGAATACAAATTAGAAagatattaaaactgaaacatTCACAACAATCTGGTAAGCCAAATATCGTAGTGCAAAAAATGGTGATCGACGGTTTTAGTTATTTCTGATTGGTATTATGCTGATTACGAaattagaccaggggtcaccaaactacggcccgcgggccggatccgttGTAGTTGTAGTCTCAATAGtagaaatgaaaaattagtctaaaaatagctgtgacaaaataggctaaaattctctaccgctacacaacgttttctgcgaaagatgcaTTCGTGGCGCGTGCTctcgacgaaactgtttacgtttcttgtgctaaaatgaacgtcgagtgtgcattttgcgctagcagtcaagtcacactaacttttgtagtgcttaaatgcggatattcatgaaggtatgtttcaaaaaaaattatcccatttaaacaaaaactgcgccagtggatagatctgagtgaaataagaaaacaattgcaagtttataaaaaacggtcaagaaataacggagatatcggaattttagtacgcCCGACAAGACAATTTTTTCCATGGGTaaatgattgtattacttttttgatgagaactgtaataaatatgaaaaaaggacacttatcaatcactaatctttcgatctgcgtcacatctatggaatattgagactatttcaggattttattctggcaccGGTCTTGACACCGCCGTAatatcgtcgcaaataaacgctggagttgtgcatgttagttagtttgacagtggttcaccgacacggcgtaacggtacgtagcagacgtgatgcgtacattttttggcgcGAAAATGCGGATTTTGTGACATTCCTAATTCATGactgcaacgttttgataacaacttaactcaggatagttgtctagatatagaaatcttgtatatttgttttcctaggatgttctcgatctatattctgcgatatagatagaatttaatattcaagtaatcagaaatgtagaatatatgtTGTTGattaaattgaatggatttcccaacttttgtgaatttatgtatttcattggcaaaaatatttatccggctcgtttcaacacagtttgagtcatacccggcccgcggtcaaaaacgTTTAGTTACCCCTGAATTAGACAATCGACCTTTAATTTAAAGGGTAGTCGAATATTCagtcaatttttaatttcagacTTATgcgataaataaaatacaacaatAAATTTGTTGGTAGTTGAGTTTATGAATCATGAAAATGGTCCGCATGCTGCGATCGATGGAGTCTTAATGACCTTTAGTTCGTTGTATCCAATGAGGGATGTTAATTTCAGGGATTGAAATTTCTGTTTCATGATATCAAGAAATTTACCTTCATAATAACAAACTCCTGCTTCGCAAAGTCTGCCATCATTACAGTCTTTATCTGTTGTACATTCTGCGgaaaagaaaaattggaaagatATTAAATCTGAGACATTCACAACAATCAGGCAAGCCTAATATCGTAGCACATAAAATGGTGATCGATAATTTCAGTTACATCTGACTTGTTATATTGAATATGGAAATGATGCTTTTGCTGTAGGGtgtgaaactatatatttaaagCACGGCATCCTCGATATAGAAATTTTACTGAAAGGTATATGTGTTGCAGCAAGTCGTTTAGACGGGTGCTTCGGCtcgaatgaaatattttaacgaaACTTATAGTTCGGTTTGGTGTTTAAGATTGATAAACAAATGCCGCCTGATCCTGGACATGGGTATGAATATTGTCTCCAAAACACGCAACAAAGCTTTGTAACTCTGTTTTGTTTATGGACGGATTCTTTTGAAGAAAAGTTATCTGCATAATTCTATGGATTCAAGCGATGAGAAATGTAGAACTTCAAAATCtatgtcaaataatttaaagttttactaaatatatataacaaaacaaaCTTTCGTTCACACTCCATAGATCTTTTCGTCCGTATGTGCCATCCAGTAACATCAACATTACAGCAGCCGACAGCATGATCGATACAAGTAATATCCGCATATTGACTTATaagtgttaaaaaaattttctcaaaactagatatactgaattcgaaaaaaaataacaaaatataaaaagagaACCGTATTGTCGCATGttggaaaaataatttgaacctCCTTTCTcttagagcagcgtttcccaaccttttttggtcgcggactatt contains:
- the LOC120326687 gene encoding uncharacterized protein LOC120326687 isoform X1, translating into MRILLVSIMLSAAVMLMLLDGTYGRKDLWSVNEKCTTDKDCNDGRLCEAGVCYYEGCQTNEDCVSNEICQVGVCYNEVIAECRTNGDCALYHICKEGACYLEGHLG
- the LOC120326687 gene encoding uncharacterized protein LOC120326687 isoform X2 — protein: MRILLVSIMLSAAVMLMLLDGTYGRKDLWSVNEKCTTDKDCNDGRLCEAGVCYYEGCQTNEDCVSNEICQVGVCYNEECRTNGDCALYHICKEGACYLEGHLG
- the LOC120326687 gene encoding uncharacterized protein LOC120326687 isoform X3, which produces MRILLVSIMLSAAVMLMLLDGTYGRKDLWSVNENKDCNDGRLCEAGVCYYEGCQTNEDCVSNEICQVGVCYNEVIAECRTNGDCALYHICKEGACYLEGHLG